One genomic segment of Hordeum vulgare subsp. vulgare chromosome 2H, MorexV3_pseudomolecules_assembly, whole genome shotgun sequence includes these proteins:
- the LOC123428522 gene encoding PI-PLC X domain-containing protein At5g67130-like, producing MAAVAVGMARRSGTLLLLLTLAVVAGTASGSALVGDRCAAGSQSPCGAGMWCASCSPLAGSGTAVCSRITPIDPKTHGTGLPFNKYSWLTTHNSFAMAGTTSPSGAPIVSPPNQEDTVTNQLKNGVRGLMLDTYDYKNDLWLCHSFSGKCFEVTAYQPASKVLKEVEGFLNANPDEVVTVFVEEYSAPGSLGKALSAAGLTKYLFPPASMPKDGADWPTLKDMIARNHRLLVFTSKQGRQGSDGAAFEWDYVVETQYGSDGLAVGACPKRAESKPMDSKGQSLVLLNFFTTNPSQSWACVNNSAPLVSKLRACYDASAKRWPNYIAVDFYMRSSGGGAPLATDVANGRLQCGCDSIAYCKANATFGTCALPSSPLTPAPSSSPSPSPPSASSSSKFSASARSPSSASSPKGSPGPSSSPSGSWLPSPAPARSWSWSSSPALSLFSFMDSSMELSPPESLSLSPSLAPSSWPSLGSAVSSTLSPLPSPSASSSSSPRRSKKSPKSTINVMSVNELLPESTTTDEGAAAKASPKSTPNQGIAPEASPNGTPESGAPQRTLPKSIAEPPTPTSHPEAKDASSAAIRPKTPRRSSLIGTALLVLISLS from the exons atggccgccgtcgccgtcgggaTGGCTCGCCGCAgcggcaccctcctcctcctgctcacgctcgccgtcgtcgccgggaCGGCCTCGGGGTCCGCGCTCGTGGGCGACCGGTGCGCCGCGGGCTCGCAGTCGCCGTGCGGCGCCGGGATGTGGTGCGCCTCCTGCTCCCCGCTCGCCGGGTCCGGCACCGCCGTCTGCTCCCGGATCACGCCCATCGACCCCAAGACCCAC GGCACGGGCCTGCCGTTCAACAAGTACTCGTGGCTCACCACGCACAACTCCTTCGCCATGGCCGGCACCACCTCCCCCTCCGGCGCGCCCATCGTCTCCCCGCCCAACCAGGAGGACACCGTCACCAACCAGCTTAAG AACGGTGTGAGGGGGCTGATGCTGGACACGTACGACTACAAGAACGACCTCTGGCTCTGCCACTCCTTCAGCGGCAAATGCTTCGAGGTCACCGCATAC caaCCGGCGTCCAAGGTGCTCAAGGAGGTGGAGGGGTTCCTGAACGCCAACCCGGACGAGGTGGTCACCGTGTTCGTCGAGGAGTACTCCGCCCCGGGCTCCCTCGGCAAGGCTCTCTCCGCCGCCGGCCTCACCAAGTACTTGTTCCCGCCGGCGAGCATGCCCAAGGACGGCGCCGACTGGCCGACGCTCAAGGACATGATCGCCCGGAACCACCGCCTCCTCGTCTTCACCTCCAAGCAGGGCCGCCAGGGCTCCGACGGCGCCGCCTTCGAGTGGGACTACGTCGTCGAGACACAAT ACGGGAGCGATGGGCTGGCGGTGGGCGCGTGCCCGAAGCGGGCCGAGTCGAAGCCCATGGACTCCAAGGGGCAGTCGCTGGTGCTGCTCAACTTCTTCACCACCAACCCCAGCCAGAGCTGGGCCTGCGTCAACAACTCCGCGCCGCTCGTCTCCAAGCTCCGGGCCTGCTACGACGCCTCCGCCAAGCGCTGGCCCAACTACATCGCCGTCGACTTCTACATG aggagcagcggcggcggcgcccccctggccaccgACGTGGCCAACGGCCGCCTCCAGTGCGGCTGCGACAGCATCGCCTACTGCAAG GCAAACGCCACATTCGGAACATGCGCGCTCCCATCGTCGCCCCTGACCCCGGCTCCCTCGTCCTCGCCGTCACCCTCCCCGCCTTCGGCTTCCTCCTCGTCAAAATTTTCGGCATCGGCTCGATCACCGTCATCGGCATCATCTCCAAAAGGATCACCGGGTCCATCTTCGTCGCCGTCCGGGTCATGGCTGCCGTCTCCAGCCCCGGCTcggtcgtggtcgtggtcttcGTCGCCGGCATTGTCCCTGTTTTCTTTTATGGATTCGTCGATGGAGCTTTCTCCACCCGAATCTCTTTCTTTGTCGCCGTCTTTGGCCCCGTCTTCATGGCCCTCTCTGGGTTCCGCTGTGTCTTCGACCCTCTCTCCACTACCGTCGCCCTCTGCTTCCTCCTCGTCATCGCCACGGCGGTCGAAGAAGTCTCCAAAGAGCACGATCAACGTGATGTCGGTGAATGAACTCCTTCCAGAGAGTACAACAACAGATGAAGGCGCTGCGGCAAAAGCGTCGCCGAAGAGTACTCCAAATCAAGGGATTGCGCCGGAGGCATCTCCCAACGGTACTCCAGAATCAGGGGCACCACAGAGAACGCTTCCAAAGAGTATCGCGGAGCCGCCGACACCCACGTCGCACCCCGAGGCCAAGGACGCCTCCAGTGCGGCGATCCGGCCCAAGacccctcgccggagctccctCATCGGGACCGCGTTGCTCGTGCTCATCTCATTGTCTTGA
- the LOC123428520 gene encoding probable receptor-like protein kinase At1g49730 — MLRRPAAAAAFAQLALLLVALSAPYWFSPNPAAVAVGGCPLDFSWANFTTAAAACSDGAQRAACCRYINAFVATSIARYANATGRLGVPPAFSEMCLSAVSDTFRLRGIATDAAVFCGLGPKIRVNYQCAGRDTVLEMMQSPSFNDVIGSCRGPLSLDITCKTCLNYGIVYLRRLIGSDDNVALSVCRSAVFVTLATQQGVLSYDDILTCFFGVQGITTFPGSVSVTSTPASTPNVTLPNDSPAPKTKNVPLPQKHQKPYHISVVPGIGIGVILLAILLQVVLVVLIRRKNRELRDAELSAQSPDNAFHQGHSWRCAEGQSPMFQRYSYKETTKATNNFSTVIGKGGFGTVYKAQFSDGSIAAVKRMDKVSRQAEEEFCREMELLARLHHRHLVNLKGFCVERKERFLVYEYMENGSLKDHLHSSGTKALSWQTRLQIAMDVANALEYLHFFCNPPLCHRDIKSSNILLDENFVAKVADFGLAHASRTGAISFEAVNTDIRGTPGYMDPEYVVTQELTEKSDIYSYGVVLLELVTGRRAIQDKKNLVEWAQEYMSSGEILPELVDPTIRDSVDMDQLHLAVGIIQWCTQREGRQRPSIRQVLRMFSERLDPGNGSFGEGMDDADGGFYPGRSSRGGAAGIHRNELVPCGGDMRSLHSSSSTTRSYCSRSMLLEGGQAHSPPETL; from the exons ATgctccgccgccccgccgccgccgcagccttCGCTCAGCTGGCACTCCTGCTCGTGGCGCTCTCCGCCCCGTACTGGTTCTCCCCGAACCCCGCCGCGGTCGCCGTCGGAG GCTGCCCGCTGGACTTCAGCTGGGCCAACTTcaccacggcggcggcggcgtgctcCGACGGGGCGCAGCGGGCGGCGTGCTGCCGGTACATCAACGCCTTCGTGGCCACCTCCATCGCGCGCTACGCCAACGCCACCGGCAGGCTCGGGGTGCCGCCGGCATTCTCCGAGATGTGCCTCAGCGCGGTGTCCGACACCTTCAGGCTGCGGGGCATCGCCACCGACGCCGCCGTCTTCTGCGGCCTCGGGCCCAAGATCAGGGTCAACTACCAGTGCGCCGGCCGCGACaccgtgctggagatgatgcagtCCCCTAGCTTCAACGACGTCATCGGCAGCTGCAGGGGGCCACTGTCCCTCGACATCACCTGCAAGACATGCCTCAACTACGGCATCGTGTACCTCCGTCGGCTCATCGGGTCGGACGATAATGTCGCGCTCAGTGTGTGCCGTAGCGCGGTGTTCGTCACGCTTGCGACGCAGCAGGGCGTGCTCTCCTACGACGATATCCTCACCTGCTTCTTCGGTGTTCAGGGGATCACCACCTTTCCAG GATCGGTGTCTGTCACGTCGACTCCGGCTTCTACTCCGAATGTCACCCTACCCAATGATTCTCCGGCGCCAAAGACCAAAAATGTTCCACTGCCACAGAAGCATCAGAAGCCTTACCACATTTCGGTGGTTCCGGGGATAGGGATTGGGGTCATATTGCTTGCCATTCTTCTTCAGGTCGTCTTAGTGGTGCTCATTCGTCGAAAGAACAGGGAACTGAGGGATGCTGAGCTGTCTGCTCAGAGTCCAGACAATGCATTTCACCAGGGTCATTCCTGGAGATGCGCAGAAG GTCAGTCACCAATGTTTCAGAGGTATAGCTACAAAGAAACAACAAAAGCGACAAACAATTTCAGCACAGTTATTGGAAAGGGAGGTTTTGGAACAGTCTACAAGGCTCAGTTTAGTGATGGCTCTATAGCTGCTGTCAAAAGGATGGACAAGGTTTCAAGGCAAGCTGAAGAGGAGTTCTGCCGGGAAATGGAGCTCCTGGCTAGGTTGCATCATCGCCATCTTGTGAACCTAAAGGGCTTCTGTGTTGAAAGAAAAGAAAG GTTTCTTGTATACGAGTACATGGAAAATGGAAGCCTAAAGGATCACCTGCACT CATCTGGAACAAAAGCATTAAGCTGGCAGACAAGGCTACAGATTGCTATGGATGTGGCCAATGCTCTG GAGTACCTCCATTTCTTTTGTAACCCTCCACTCTGCCACAGAGACATCAAGTCGAGCAACATTCTTTTGGAtgaaaactttgttgccaag GTTGCTGATTTTGGCCTTGCACATGCATCAAGAACTGGTGCTATCAGCTTTGAAGCTGTGAACACAGATATACGCGGAACTCCAG GGTACATGGATCCTGAGTATGTGGTGACCCAGGAGCTGACGGAGAAGAGCGACATCTACAGCTACGGCGTGGTGCTGCTGGAGCTGGTCACCGGGCGGCGTGCGATCCAGGACAAGAAGAACCTGGTGGAGTGGGCACAGGAGTACATGTCGTCTGGGGAGATCCTGCCGGAGTTGGTAGACCCGACGATCCGTGACTCGGTTGACATGGACCAGCTGCACCTGGCGGTCGGCATCATCCAGTGGTGCACGCAGCGGGAGGGGCGCCAGCGGCCGTCCATCAGGCAGGTGTTGCGCATGTTCTCCGAGCGGCTGGACCCCGGCAATGGCAGCTTTGGTGAGGGCATGGACGACGCCGACGGCGGCTTCTACCCGGGCCGGAGCAGCAGGGGCGGCGCCGCCGGCATCCACCGTAACGAGCTCGTCCCCTGCGGCGGCGACATGCGGTCCCTCCACTCGTCGTCAAGCACAACAAGGTCCTACTGCAGCCGCAGCATGTTGCTCGAAGGAGGCCAGGCTCACTCTCCCCCTGAAACCCTCTGA